A region of Salinibacter sp. 10B DNA encodes the following proteins:
- the hemA gene encoding glutamyl-tRNA reductase translates to MTFYAFGLNHEHASVAQTDAFALSVDEQQALYDALILSEDAEVVLLSTCNRTEAYLYGRDPDVQRVEAALARIAETPWPEEAAFRRTNEAAVRHLLHVTSGLNSMVLGDQQILAQMKDAYQRAVDAGHVHSVMHRLFHTAFRAAKRVSNETTLSRGAASVSTASVEMARQHFADQADRSLSEIRVLLVGAGKMGRLALKSLREDAPVSVQITNRSIDRAREVAETHNGTVVGWAERHQAVAEVDLVIVATGAPEPILQAPHVPEPDAPTASPLLVDIARPRNVDPAMDARSGYTVFDLDDLKAWTEKVQDRRSSAVPDAEAICEDLLSDFVTWVFHQQALQPAIQAIRDTFDSIREQEVDRHAHRTDMDREEVDRLTQSIMQKLLAVPIVRLKNVDPDSIDFVQGIELLHALFAPSDDSGGRSLPRASEDEKPTLSDAPSRCPYLTHNSEEGSAEAKSVHQALRLAEASKASSDE, encoded by the coding sequence ATGACGTTTTACGCCTTCGGACTTAATCATGAGCATGCGTCCGTGGCCCAGACGGATGCCTTTGCCCTAAGTGTTGACGAGCAGCAGGCGCTGTACGACGCCCTCATTCTCAGTGAGGACGCCGAGGTCGTGTTGCTTTCCACCTGCAATCGGACGGAGGCCTATCTGTATGGGCGGGACCCGGACGTGCAGCGGGTAGAAGCTGCTCTTGCACGGATAGCGGAGACGCCCTGGCCGGAGGAGGCCGCCTTTCGACGAACGAATGAGGCCGCAGTTCGGCACCTCCTTCACGTAACGTCGGGCCTGAACTCTATGGTGCTGGGCGACCAGCAGATTCTGGCGCAGATGAAGGACGCGTATCAACGCGCCGTGGACGCCGGGCACGTGCATTCGGTGATGCACCGGCTTTTTCACACCGCGTTCCGGGCGGCCAAACGTGTCTCAAATGAAACGACTCTCTCTCGCGGGGCGGCATCGGTGTCGACGGCCTCCGTCGAAATGGCGCGGCAGCACTTTGCGGATCAGGCGGACCGGTCGCTGTCCGAGATTCGGGTCTTGCTCGTGGGGGCGGGAAAGATGGGACGTCTCGCCCTCAAGTCCCTCCGGGAGGACGCGCCTGTCTCTGTGCAGATAACGAACCGGTCAATCGACCGGGCCCGTGAGGTGGCGGAGACACACAACGGCACGGTTGTGGGATGGGCTGAACGCCATCAGGCGGTTGCCGAGGTTGATCTCGTGATTGTGGCCACGGGGGCACCGGAACCGATTCTCCAGGCGCCACACGTTCCGGAACCGGATGCACCGACGGCCTCTCCTCTTCTTGTCGACATTGCCCGGCCCCGCAATGTGGATCCGGCGATGGATGCTCGGTCGGGGTATACGGTTTTCGATCTTGACGACCTGAAGGCCTGGACCGAAAAGGTGCAGGATCGCCGTAGCTCTGCGGTGCCCGATGCGGAAGCCATTTGTGAAGATCTCCTCAGTGACTTCGTCACTTGGGTGTTTCACCAGCAGGCCCTACAGCCTGCCATTCAGGCCATTCGGGACACCTTCGACTCCATTCGGGAGCAGGAGGTCGACCGACATGCACATCGTACCGACATGGACCGGGAGGAGGTCGACCGGTTGACCCAGTCCATCATGCAAAAGCTGCTCGCCGTGCCCATCGTTCGGTTGAAGAACGTCGATCCGGACAGCATTGACTTTGTGCAGGGCATCGAGCTTCTCCACGCCCTTTTTGCTCCTTCCGACGATTCGGGCGGCCGGTCGCTGCCGAGGGCCTCTGAGGATGAGAAGCCAACGCTTTCCGATGCGCCCTCCCGGTGTCCGTATCTGACCCACAATTCCGAGGAGGGGAGTGCCGAGGCCAAGTCCGTTCACCAGGCGCTCCGGCTGGCCGAGGCTTCGAAGGCGTCCTCTGATGAGTAA
- a CDS encoding universal stress protein: MTLDNILLPTDFSACADHALTHAVEAADRFGARLHLLHVVNELDPDWYGITDAQDRAVKLREQIRAEAEERLQKLAPEKDHDFDTTVSLQLSFDVADSIHEYVEERNIDLVVMGTHGRKGLDRLMLGNVANKIVRHAPCPVMTVREEVPWTDEEEEVTYQDILAPTDFSDHSKDALQAAKTFASAYQARLHLLFVAEQRTVPTFSDTGIPGVGVVEMDPEIVKNAERALEQLDKNVGGPEVESAYHVREGNVSRDVVDFSETRGVDLIVMATRGLTGVSRFLLGSNTERIVRVAPCPVLTIPTDPDEEQQDA; the protein is encoded by the coding sequence ATGACTCTCGACAACATTCTTCTCCCGACCGACTTTTCGGCCTGTGCCGATCACGCCCTCACCCACGCTGTGGAAGCGGCCGATCGGTTTGGGGCACGGTTGCATCTTCTCCATGTCGTGAATGAATTGGATCCGGACTGGTACGGCATCACCGATGCCCAGGATCGGGCCGTAAAGTTGCGTGAACAGATTCGGGCCGAGGCTGAAGAGCGGTTGCAGAAATTGGCACCGGAGAAGGACCACGACTTCGACACGACGGTCTCGCTTCAGCTTAGTTTCGACGTAGCGGACTCGATTCACGAGTACGTGGAGGAGCGAAACATCGACCTCGTGGTGATGGGCACCCATGGCCGGAAGGGGCTTGATCGGCTAATGTTGGGCAATGTCGCCAACAAGATCGTCCGTCACGCGCCCTGCCCGGTCATGACGGTGCGTGAAGAGGTGCCCTGGACGGACGAAGAGGAGGAGGTGACGTACCAGGACATTCTGGCCCCAACCGATTTCTCCGATCACTCTAAGGATGCCCTCCAGGCGGCGAAGACGTTTGCCAGTGCGTATCAGGCGCGTCTACATCTCCTTTTCGTGGCGGAGCAGCGCACCGTACCTACCTTCAGCGATACTGGAATTCCCGGAGTTGGGGTCGTTGAGATGGATCCGGAGATTGTAAAGAATGCCGAACGGGCACTCGAACAGCTCGACAAAAATGTCGGAGGCCCAGAGGTGGAAAGCGCCTATCACGTTCGTGAGGGAAACGTCTCTCGGGACGTGGTAGACTTTTCAGAGACGCGCGGGGTCGATCTGATTGTCATGGCCACCCGAGGGCTGACGGGCGTGAGCCGGTTTCTTCTCGGCAGCAATACCGAGCGCATCGTACGGGTGGCGCCCTGTCCCGTCCTCACGATTCCAACGGATCCGGATGAGGAGCAGCAGGACGCGTAA
- a CDS encoding universal stress protein, translated as MLSIQRILWPTDFSQGAEHAFPHAAALAHWHDAELHILNVREGETEVRQDMAEQFPLSSGTLGNLLHSGDPPSQPIDLEALSLQQEQVDAPSPAEAIVSYADEHNVDLVVTGTHGRRGLQRMLIGSVAEEVLRTASCPVLTVRAGEEPASAWNVRNILAPVDFSDESTTAVRHAKELALTYGAQITLLHAVEEVMYPSAYGMEMADVPGPEVVERVERSLANMAREEIGYEHVVAETTIGYAPSVILDYEKENDVDLIVIATHGRSGLERLLLGSVTERIVRRSSVPVFIVKSFGKSLLPAASSEANA; from the coding sequence ATGCTTTCAATCCAGCGCATTCTTTGGCCGACGGACTTCTCACAGGGAGCCGAGCATGCTTTTCCCCACGCTGCTGCTCTTGCCCACTGGCATGACGCGGAACTCCACATATTGAACGTGCGGGAGGGAGAGACGGAGGTTCGACAGGATATGGCAGAGCAGTTTCCGCTTTCCAGTGGAACGCTCGGCAACCTCCTGCATAGCGGCGATCCGCCCTCACAGCCCATCGATCTTGAGGCCCTGTCTCTTCAGCAGGAGCAGGTGGATGCACCATCTCCAGCGGAGGCCATCGTGTCGTATGCGGATGAGCACAACGTGGATCTCGTGGTGACCGGCACGCACGGGCGGCGGGGACTCCAGCGCATGCTGATTGGCAGCGTGGCGGAGGAGGTGCTCCGTACGGCCTCGTGCCCAGTCCTTACGGTTCGGGCCGGTGAAGAGCCGGCATCGGCCTGGAACGTCCGGAATATTCTGGCCCCGGTCGACTTTTCTGACGAGTCGACCACGGCGGTGCGGCACGCCAAGGAACTGGCTCTGACGTACGGGGCCCAGATCACGCTCCTTCACGCAGTAGAAGAGGTAATGTATCCGTCGGCCTACGGTATGGAGATGGCCGATGTCCCCGGCCCGGAGGTTGTGGAGCGGGTGGAGCGCTCTCTCGCCAACATGGCCCGAGAGGAAATTGGGTATGAGCACGTGGTTGCGGAAACGACCATTGGCTATGCTCCCTCCGTCATCCTCGACTACGAAAAAGAGAACGACGTAGATCTCATCGTTATTGCTACCCATGGGCGCAGCGGGCTCGAACGGCTCCTGCTCGGAAGCGTGACCGAACGCATTGTCCGACGTTCCTCCGTGCCCGTGTTCATCGTCAAATCCTTTGGAAAATCCCTTTTGCCAGCCGCCTCGTCAGAGGCCAACGCTTAA
- the hemC gene encoding hydroxymethylbilane synthase — translation MDIPDPLVLGTRSSELALRQANAVKSRLEAVGHRVTLRTVTTRGDESQDVPISEIGDEAVFTKELDRALLAGDIHFAVHSLKDIPSTLPEGIVLAAVGQREDPFDAFVAHPSFEGHLADLPMKATVATASLRRTAQLQTWRSDLQVVPVRGNVDSRIEKLVASDWDGMVLAVAGLLRMGLSAHIRDRIDPEIMVPAVGQGALGVACTADDQALADRLRDVLNDEAVEVATAAERAFLRTVGGGCQVPLGAWAHLNDEGMLVVEACIAALDGEEQYRDRRLCAPEDGEDVGRQLATDLLEAGGAAIVERILTEEAEQGAHFRP, via the coding sequence ATGGACATTCCCGACCCGCTTGTTCTTGGTACGCGGAGTAGCGAACTCGCGCTTCGGCAGGCCAATGCCGTGAAGTCCCGCCTCGAAGCCGTAGGGCACCGGGTAACGCTTCGTACAGTGACCACCCGAGGCGACGAGTCGCAGGATGTCCCCATTTCCGAAATTGGAGACGAAGCGGTCTTTACCAAAGAGTTGGATCGAGCACTTCTAGCGGGGGACATTCATTTTGCCGTCCACTCCCTGAAAGACATTCCTTCGACCCTGCCAGAGGGCATCGTGTTGGCGGCCGTCGGACAGCGGGAGGATCCGTTCGATGCTTTCGTGGCTCATCCCTCTTTTGAGGGGCACCTCGCAGACCTCCCCATGAAGGCCACGGTGGCGACGGCGTCCCTTCGTCGTACGGCGCAACTCCAGACCTGGCGCTCGGATCTTCAGGTCGTACCCGTCCGGGGCAACGTGGACTCCCGGATCGAAAAGCTGGTGGCCAGCGACTGGGACGGAATGGTTCTGGCTGTGGCGGGACTCTTGCGAATGGGACTTTCGGCCCACATCCGGGACCGAATCGATCCCGAAATCATGGTGCCGGCTGTGGGGCAGGGGGCGCTTGGGGTTGCCTGCACTGCCGACGACCAAGCGCTTGCCGACCGTCTCCGCGACGTTTTGAACGATGAGGCCGTTGAGGTGGCCACCGCTGCCGAGCGAGCCTTCCTGCGCACGGTGGGAGGGGGGTGTCAGGTCCCACTGGGCGCCTGGGCGCACCTCAACGATGAGGGAATGCTCGTAGTTGAGGCCTGCATCGCCGCTCTGGACGGAGAAGAGCAGTATCGGGACCGACGCCTCTGTGCCCCGGAGGATGGGGAAGACGTTGGGCGGCAACTGGCAACCGACTTGCTCGAGGCCGGCGGAGCGGCCATCGTCGAGCGCATCTTAACGGAGGAGGCCGAGCAAGGCGCTCACTTTCGTCCCTAG
- a CDS encoding lysylphosphatidylglycerol synthase domain-containing protein: MSNPDARQTDWGAAESWGHSGEIDSARSRWSSTQTWRAWGRLLRMRLRWWTNGHVVAMALACLVFVGSLWVIGRELQGFEYAEVWGYLRDLPLSYVVTALGLTALTFVVLTGYDALALRYVDGHLSTRRVIFSAFIGYAVSQAIGNPILTGGSVRYRLYSSWGLSPAQVAKAILFAGVSFWLGFFTLGGVVLLVVPLELAAAFNLPFSPAILGILCLVPVGGYATMTVLRTDAFIFWGWSFDIPPQWMLPVQVGLAAGDLTLASSVVYVLLPPEIGLSLPYLVVVYLIALIAGLVSHVPGGLGVFEGIMLLLLTPEVPAPIVLGTLLAYRGIFHLLPLLLAVLAFGAYELRRGVREMT, from the coding sequence ATGTCGAATCCTGACGCGCGACAGACCGATTGGGGAGCTGCAGAATCGTGGGGGCATTCGGGGGAGATCGATTCGGCAAGGTCTCGATGGTCTTCGACGCAGACCTGGCGTGCCTGGGGGCGCCTGCTTCGAATGCGGCTCCGCTGGTGGACAAACGGGCACGTGGTGGCAATGGCCCTCGCATGTCTCGTGTTTGTCGGGTCCCTATGGGTCATTGGGCGAGAGTTGCAGGGGTTCGAGTACGCTGAAGTGTGGGGGTACTTGCGCGATCTTCCGCTTTCGTATGTGGTCACGGCCCTTGGGCTGACGGCTCTCACCTTCGTTGTCCTTACGGGGTACGATGCCCTAGCTCTGCGCTATGTAGATGGGCACCTTTCCACGCGTCGGGTTATATTTTCGGCGTTCATTGGATACGCCGTGAGCCAAGCAATCGGGAACCCCATTCTGACGGGCGGGTCGGTACGCTATCGGCTGTACTCCTCGTGGGGGCTATCGCCTGCCCAGGTGGCCAAAGCGATCCTTTTCGCTGGGGTCTCGTTTTGGCTCGGATTCTTCACGCTTGGGGGAGTCGTGTTGCTCGTGGTGCCTCTCGAACTGGCCGCGGCGTTCAATCTTCCCTTTTCCCCCGCGATATTAGGGATTCTGTGCCTTGTGCCAGTCGGAGGGTATGCGACGATGACCGTGCTCCGGACCGACGCATTCATCTTTTGGGGCTGGTCCTTTGACATTCCGCCGCAGTGGATGCTCCCGGTGCAGGTGGGGCTTGCGGCGGGAGACCTAACCCTGGCGTCGTCGGTCGTGTATGTGTTGCTGCCTCCGGAGATTGGGCTCTCCCTGCCATATCTCGTTGTGGTCTACCTAATTGCTTTGATCGCAGGCTTGGTGAGTCACGTTCCCGGAGGGCTTGGCGTGTTCGAGGGCATTATGCTGTTGTTGTTGACGCCTGAAGTGCCGGCGCCGATCGTGTTGGGCACCCTGTTGGCCTATCGGGGCATCTTTCATCTGCTTCCCCTTCTTCTTGCCGTACTGGCATTCGGGGCCTATGAATTGCGTCGCGGGGTACGGGAGATGACCTAA